Proteins encoded by one window of Homoserinimonas aerilata:
- the infC gene encoding translation initiation factor IF-3, which produces MAKRRSIEEHRISDPRTNDRIRVPEVRLVGPGGEQVGVVRIEEAIRLAQEADLDLVEVAPNSKPPVAKIMDFGKFKYETAQKAKEAKRNQTNTILKEVRFRLKIDKHDYETKRKRAEGFLKQGDKVKAMILFRGREQSRPEQGVRLLQRFAEDVAEFGSVESTPMIDGRNMVMVIGPLRTKAEAKAESDARKTAAKSSSSAEPGAEQPAESPAE; this is translated from the coding sequence ATTGCGAAGCGACGATCTATAGAGGAGCACCGCATCAGCGATCCCAGAACGAATGACCGAATCCGTGTTCCCGAGGTTCGTCTCGTTGGCCCCGGGGGCGAGCAGGTTGGCGTCGTCCGTATCGAAGAGGCGATCCGTCTTGCCCAAGAGGCCGACCTGGATTTGGTTGAGGTTGCTCCCAATTCCAAGCCGCCTGTCGCAAAGATCATGGATTTCGGCAAGTTCAAGTACGAAACCGCGCAGAAGGCCAAGGAGGCCAAGCGCAATCAGACGAACACGATCCTCAAGGAGGTTCGTTTCCGTCTCAAGATCGACAAGCACGACTACGAGACCAAGCGCAAGCGCGCTGAGGGCTTCCTCAAGCAGGGCGACAAGGTCAAGGCCATGATCCTGTTCCGCGGTCGTGAGCAGTCGCGCCCCGAGCAGGGCGTTCGCCTGCTGCAGCGTTTTGCGGAGGATGTCGCGGAGTTCGGTTCGGTCGAGTCGACCCCTATGATCGATGGCCGCAACATGGTCATGGTCATCGGGCCGCTTCGCACGAAGGCGGAGGCCAAGGCGGAGTCGGATGCCCGTAAGACGGCGGCGAAGTCGTCTTCCAGCGCCGAGCCGGGTGCAGAGCAGCCGGCAGAGTCCCCGGCCGAGTAG
- a CDS encoding DUF1844 domain-containing protein, whose product MSDTEHNHVFTDSPAESPETDAARDISEVPAIEIINTVAVHLLSAAAVKCGLADDPENELDLDEARKLINALAGLITAAAPDLSDSHARPLRDGLRSVQLAFREASSIPDAPGKGPGEKLTGSVV is encoded by the coding sequence ATGAGCGATACCGAGCACAATCACGTATTCACCGACTCCCCCGCGGAGTCACCCGAGACGGATGCGGCCCGCGATATCAGCGAAGTACCGGCCATCGAAATCATCAACACGGTAGCCGTGCACCTGCTCAGCGCCGCCGCAGTCAAATGCGGCCTCGCCGACGACCCCGAGAACGAACTCGACCTCGACGAAGCACGCAAACTCATCAACGCCCTCGCCGGCCTCATCACCGCGGCGGCACCCGACCTCTCCGACTCACACGCGCGACCGCTGCGCGACGGCCTGCGCTCGGTGCAACTCGCCTTCCGCGAAGCATCATCCATTCCGGATGCGCCGGGCAAAGGGCCAGGAGAGAAGCTCACAGGCTCGGTCGTCTGA
- a CDS encoding SseB family protein — MHDGDSKHDGVPVSTRLADSAGRPWAGRHFEEVDPAVAEDDGSAPEGLSSALDRFRAGQTDAVEVVDALRECRLLVPLVAQLGESGVNEHGVVVDKSAELSIVTVAGPDGRNVMPVFGSVEAMQRWNPMARPVPVDAVRVALAAADEGTDLVVLDPTSPSEFVVRRPALWAIAQSLPWVPSHSDPEVVAEFEASIASEPLVAQLVLSQGDPDARLLGPELVVTLTLAPGLDQATLDALLARVQQRWASSTTIAERVDSLAVKLRPTPAG, encoded by the coding sequence ATGCACGACGGCGATTCGAAGCACGATGGCGTTCCGGTCTCGACGAGGCTGGCGGATTCCGCGGGGCGTCCGTGGGCCGGGCGGCATTTCGAGGAGGTCGATCCGGCGGTCGCCGAGGATGACGGCTCCGCGCCCGAGGGGCTGAGTTCGGCGCTGGACCGCTTCAGGGCTGGCCAGACGGATGCTGTCGAGGTCGTCGACGCTCTGCGCGAGTGCCGGCTGCTGGTGCCGCTGGTGGCGCAGCTGGGGGAGTCCGGCGTCAATGAGCACGGCGTCGTGGTTGACAAGAGCGCGGAGCTGTCGATCGTGACGGTGGCGGGGCCGGATGGCCGCAATGTGATGCCTGTGTTCGGCTCGGTCGAGGCGATGCAGCGCTGGAATCCGATGGCACGGCCTGTCCCCGTCGATGCGGTGCGCGTGGCGTTGGCTGCTGCCGATGAGGGCACCGATCTGGTGGTGCTCGACCCGACGTCTCCTTCGGAGTTCGTGGTGCGCCGACCCGCGCTCTGGGCGATCGCGCAGTCGCTGCCGTGGGTGCCGAGCCATTCTGATCCAGAGGTTGTCGCCGAGTTCGAGGCGTCGATCGCATCCGAGCCGCTTGTCGCGCAGCTCGTTCTGTCGCAGGGAGATCCGGATGCCCGTCTGCTGGGCCCCGAGCTCGTGGTGACGCTCACTCTGGCCCCGGGCCTCGATCAGGCCACCCTCGACGCGCTTCTGGCTCGGGTCCAGCAGCGCTGGGCCTCCAGCACCACGATCGCGGAACGCGTCGACTCCCTGGCGGTCAAACTCCGCCCAACCCCCGCGGGTTGA
- the priA gene encoding bifunctional 1-(5-phosphoribosyl)-5-((5-phosphoribosylamino)methylideneamino)imidazole-4-carboxamide isomerase/phosphoribosylanthranilate isomerase PriA, which yields MSEFNKTPGLTLFPAVDVSDGKAVRLTRGEAGSETSYGDPVAAAEEWAAQGAEWIHLVDLDAAFGRGNNHGVIKKVIRQVRGVVNIELSGGIRDDESLEAALATGAKRLNLGTAALENPEWAAHVIAEYGEAIAVGLDVRGTTLATRGWTKDAGDLWSVMDRLEEAGCARYVVTDVTKDGTMQGPNVELLRQVLDHTPRPVIASGGISNLDDLVALRELVPLGLEGAIVGKALYNKAFTLAEALDVASD from the coding sequence ATGAGCGAGTTCAACAAGACCCCCGGTCTCACCCTTTTTCCGGCGGTCGATGTTTCGGATGGCAAGGCGGTGCGGCTGACCCGCGGGGAGGCCGGCAGCGAGACCAGCTATGGCGACCCTGTGGCGGCCGCTGAGGAGTGGGCTGCGCAGGGCGCCGAGTGGATCCACCTGGTGGACCTCGATGCCGCGTTCGGCCGGGGCAACAACCACGGTGTCATCAAGAAGGTGATCCGTCAGGTGCGCGGCGTCGTCAACATTGAACTCTCTGGCGGCATCCGCGACGACGAGTCGCTCGAGGCGGCCCTGGCGACGGGGGCGAAGCGTCTCAACCTGGGCACAGCAGCCCTCGAGAACCCGGAGTGGGCGGCCCATGTGATCGCCGAGTACGGTGAGGCGATCGCGGTCGGCCTCGATGTGCGCGGCACGACGCTCGCGACGCGGGGATGGACGAAGGATGCGGGTGATCTCTGGTCGGTCATGGATCGACTGGAGGAGGCTGGCTGTGCGCGCTACGTCGTCACTGATGTGACGAAGGATGGCACGATGCAGGGCCCGAACGTCGAGCTGCTGCGGCAGGTGCTCGACCACACGCCGCGCCCGGTGATCGCCTCCGGTGGCATCTCGAACCTTGACGATCTGGTTGCCCTGCGCGAGCTTGTGCCGCTCGGGCTGGAGGGCGCGATCGTCGGCAAGGCGCTCTACAACAAGGCCTTCACGCTGGCCGAGGCGTTGGACGTCGCCAGCGACTGA
- the hisH gene encoding imidazole glycerol phosphate synthase subunit HisH codes for MTRKSVVVLDYGSGNVHSAVKALELAGADVELTADRRRVAEADGLLVPGVGAFSAVMEALRAVGGPELIERRLAGGRPVMGICVGMQVLFEHGVERGQGTEGLGEWPGTVSLLDAPVVPHMGWNTVQPDAGSVLFEGVEDERFYFVHSYAAHEWTLDIVPPFPPALLTWSEHGERFLAAVENGPLSATQFHPEKSGAPGIRVLSNWIGSL; via the coding sequence GTGACGCGCAAGTCGGTCGTCGTCCTTGACTACGGCAGCGGCAACGTCCACTCCGCGGTCAAGGCGCTCGAACTTGCGGGCGCAGACGTCGAGTTGACCGCCGATCGGCGCAGGGTGGCCGAGGCGGACGGCCTCCTGGTTCCCGGGGTCGGCGCGTTCTCGGCGGTCATGGAGGCGCTTCGCGCTGTCGGCGGTCCTGAACTCATCGAGCGGCGCCTTGCCGGCGGTCGACCGGTGATGGGCATCTGCGTCGGAATGCAGGTTCTGTTCGAGCACGGTGTCGAACGCGGGCAGGGTACGGAGGGTCTCGGCGAGTGGCCGGGCACCGTGAGCCTGCTCGATGCCCCCGTCGTGCCGCACATGGGCTGGAACACTGTGCAGCCGGATGCCGGTTCCGTGCTGTTCGAGGGAGTCGAAGACGAGCGCTTCTACTTCGTGCACTCCTACGCCGCGCATGAGTGGACGCTCGACATCGTGCCGCCGTTTCCTCCTGCCCTTCTGACCTGGTCCGAGCATGGCGAGCGCTTCCTCGCGGCGGTCGAGAACGGCCCGCTGTCGGCGACCCAGTTCCACCCGGAGAAGTCGGGGGCACCGGGCATTCGCGTGCTCTCGAACTGGATCGGCAGCCTCTGA
- the hisB gene encoding imidazoleglycerol-phosphate dehydratase HisB: MSELGSSTQSRTARLSRETSESSIELSVNLDGTGTSNVSTSVPFFDHMLTAFSKHSLIDLDVRATGDTEIDVHHTVEDIGIVLGKAIAQALGDKAGISRYGDAHVPLDEALVRAVVDVSGRPYLVHSGEPAGFEFHLIGGHFTGSMVRHVFEAITFHAGLTVHITVLGGRDPHHIAEAEFKAFARAMRTAVQRDSRVSGIPSTKGAL, encoded by the coding sequence ATGTCAGAGCTCGGCAGTTCGACCCAGAGCAGGACGGCCCGGCTGTCCCGCGAGACCAGCGAGTCCAGCATCGAGCTCTCGGTGAACCTCGATGGCACGGGCACCTCGAACGTGTCCACGTCGGTGCCGTTCTTCGATCACATGCTGACCGCCTTCTCCAAGCACTCGCTCATCGATCTCGATGTGCGTGCGACAGGCGACACCGAGATCGACGTGCACCACACGGTGGAAGACATCGGTATCGTCCTCGGCAAGGCGATCGCTCAGGCGCTCGGCGACAAGGCGGGTATCTCGCGCTATGGTGACGCCCACGTCCCGCTCGACGAGGCGCTCGTCCGCGCAGTTGTTGATGTCTCTGGCCGCCCGTACCTGGTGCACAGCGGTGAGCCGGCGGGCTTCGAGTTCCACCTCATCGGTGGCCACTTCACCGGTTCGATGGTGCGTCATGTCTTCGAGGCGATCACGTTCCATGCCGGGCTCACGGTGCACATCACGGTGCTCGGCGGTCGCGACCCGCATCACATCGCGGAGGCGGAGTTCAAGGCTTTCGCCCGTGCCATGCGCACGGCGGTCCAGCGCGACTCCCGCGTGTCCGGCATCCCGTCGACGAAGGGCGCTCTCTGA
- a CDS encoding histidinol-phosphate transaminase: protein MASLSDLPLRDSLRGKSPYGAPQINVRYALNVNENTHPIPEPVAHDIVTSLARAILSVNRYPDREFTELRERLAGYVGHGLTAENIWAANGSNEILQQLLLAFGGPGRKVLGFPPSYSMHSIIAEITDTQWVMGERDAGYEISPQTVVESIRRTQPDVVFLCSPNNPTGTHLSLETIAAAYDACDGIVVVDEAYAEFAPDGAPSALDLLEGRERLVVSRTMSKAFAFAGARVGYLAADPVIADALRLVRLPYHLSALTQAAAVAALEHTPEMLAMVDDIRTQRDRLVVELAALGYTPLPSASNFVLFGGVDDPKGLFEALLERDILIRDVGIPHHLRVTAGTEAETSAFLAALADLTTR from the coding sequence ACCCGATCCCCGAGCCGGTCGCGCATGACATCGTCACGTCGTTGGCTCGGGCCATTCTGTCGGTCAATCGCTATCCTGATCGCGAGTTCACGGAGCTTCGTGAACGGCTCGCCGGTTATGTCGGCCACGGGCTGACGGCCGAGAACATCTGGGCTGCCAATGGGTCGAACGAGATCCTCCAGCAGCTTCTGCTGGCCTTCGGCGGTCCGGGGCGCAAGGTGCTCGGTTTTCCGCCGAGCTATTCGATGCACTCGATCATCGCCGAGATCACCGACACGCAGTGGGTGATGGGGGAGCGGGATGCCGGCTACGAGATCTCCCCGCAGACCGTCGTAGAGTCGATCCGTCGCACCCAGCCCGATGTCGTCTTTCTCTGCTCGCCCAACAACCCGACGGGCACGCACCTCTCGCTCGAGACGATCGCCGCCGCCTACGACGCGTGCGACGGGATCGTTGTCGTCGATGAGGCCTACGCCGAGTTCGCCCCCGATGGCGCGCCGTCGGCCCTCGATCTGCTCGAGGGCCGGGAGCGTCTGGTCGTTTCGCGCACCATGAGCAAGGCGTTCGCGTTCGCGGGCGCCCGGGTGGGCTATCTGGCGGCCGATCCGGTCATCGCCGACGCCCTTCGTCTTGTGCGGCTTCCATACCACCTGTCGGCGCTCACCCAGGCGGCGGCTGTCGCTGCACTCGAGCACACGCCCGAGATGTTGGCCATGGTCGATGACATCCGCACCCAGCGCGACCGCCTCGTGGTCGAGTTGGCTGCCCTTGGCTACACGCCGCTGCCCAGCGCATCCAACTTCGTGCTGTTCGGCGGTGTCGATGACCCGAAGGGGCTGTTCGAGGCTCTCCTCGAGCGCGACATCCTGATTCGCGATGTCGGCATCCCGCACCACCTGCGCGTGACGGCGGGAACGGAGGCGGAGACGAGTGCCTTCCTGGCCGCCCTCGCTGATCTCACCACTCGGTAG